Proteins from a genomic interval of Salmo salar chromosome ssa14, Ssal_v3.1, whole genome shotgun sequence:
- the crem gene encoding cAMP-responsive element modulator isoform X1, with the protein MAVTGDETESAATGDMPAYQLRSPTSGLPQGLVMAASPGSLSMHSPPVHTEEVTRKREVRLMKNREAARECRRKKKEYVRCLENRVGVLENQNKTLIEELRALKDIYCHKNE; encoded by the exons ATGGCTGTTACTGGAGATGAGACTGAATCAG cTGCCACTGGAGATATGCCAGCGTACCAGCTGCGTTCGCCCACCTCGGGCCTGCCCCAGGGCCTGGTGATGGCTGCGTCCCCAGGCTCCCTGTCCATGCACAGCCCCCCGGTGCACACTGAGGAGGTCACACGCAAGAGGGAGGTCCGCCTCATGAAGAACAG GGAGGCTGCACGGGAGTGCCGCAGGAAAAAGAAAGAGTATGTCCGGTGTCTGGAGAACCGCGTGGGTGTGCTGGAAAACCAAAACAAGACCCTCATCGAGGAACTCCGAGCATTAAAGGACATTTACTGCCACAAGAACGAGTAG
- the crem gene encoding cAMP-responsive element modulator translates to MTMDTAVASSQQDGSVDYSLSDEEPSQSDSNSPTAVHTQVSGTGDSAGMTVVQLPVEQTVQVQAVIQAPQASVIQSPQMQTVQITSIAGLEGGESAVTDTQKRREILSRRPSYRKILNELSSDSSSIPRIEEEKPEDEVPPSSVSSVQVPTSIYQTSCGQYIAITQGGAIQIASPGSEGLQGVQSLAMSNSGTQILQYAAQAGDSGQQLFSVQGGQVVIQAATGDMPAYQLRSPTSGLPQGLVMAASPGSLSMHSPPVHTEEVTRKREVRLMKNREAARECRRKKKEYVRCLENRVGVLENQNKTLIEELRALKDIYCHKNE, encoded by the exons ATGACCATGGACACAGCGGTTGCGTCATCACAGCAGGATGGAAGTGTTGATTACTCTCTCTCTGATGAAGAACCAAGTCAGAGCGACTCCAACTCACCGACTGCTGTACATACTCAG GTTTCCGGAACAGGAGACTCCGCTGGCATGACAGTGGTGCAGTtacctgttgagcagacagttcAGGTCCAGGCTGTCATCCAGGCTCCTCAGGCCTCTGTCATCCAGTCACCACAGATGCAGACTGTACAG ATTACCTCTATAGCTGGGCTTGAAGGTGGGGAGTCGgcagtcacagacacacagaaaagaAGAGAGATTCTCTCAAGACGCCCATCTTATCG AAAAATCCTCAATGAACTATCATCGGATTCCTCCTCAATTCCGAGAATTGAGGAGGAGAAACCTGAAGATGAGGTTCCACCCTCCAGTGTTTCTTCAGTTCAAGTTCCAACTTCAATCTATCAGACCAGCTGTGGCCAATACA TTGCCATCACCCAGGGGGGAGCCATCCAGATAGCCAGCCCAGGCAGTGAGGGCCTCCAGGGTGTACAGTCACTGGCCATGTCCAACTCTGGTACCCAGATCCTGCAGTACGCAGCCCAGGCAGGGGACTCTGGACAGCAGTTATTCTCTGTGCAAGGTGGCCAGGTGGTGATACAAG cTGCCACTGGAGATATGCCAGCGTACCAGCTGCGTTCGCCCACCTCGGGCCTGCCCCAGGGCCTGGTGATGGCTGCGTCCCCAGGCTCCCTGTCCATGCACAGCCCCCCGGTGCACACTGAGGAGGTCACACGCAAGAGGGAGGTCCGCCTCATGAAGAACAG GGAGGCTGCACGGGAGTGCCGCAGGAAAAAGAAAGAGTATGTCCGGTGTCTGGAGAACCGCGTGGGTGTGCTGGAAAACCAAAACAAGACCCTCATCGAGGAACTCCGAGCATTAAAGGACATTTACTGCCACAAGAACGAGTAG